One Lutzomyia longipalpis isolate SR_M1_2022 chromosome 4, ASM2433408v1 DNA segment encodes these proteins:
- the LOC129795578 gene encoding histidine-rich glycoprotein-like, producing the protein MKCTIAILLLGVAVAQAHYVPTKHHGHHHATNELDQGEDYLWDDSHAEAPRKWTGPIHVPVIKNGVPTETPEVRHAKAHLEHKLAEAKSHADYHSEEDCDEEEKKSHHAVAHHAHHVAEHHAHHQQKWTGPVHVPVIEHGVPTETPEVRHAKAAIAHKLAEAKKHSGHHENKWQHHEEHEHHHYEPHHQQKWTGPVHVPVIEHGVPTETPEVRHAKAAIAHKLAEAKKHSGHHDEYEHHHYEPHHQQKWTGPVHVPVIEHGVPTETPEVRQAKAAIAHKLAEAKKHSGHHENKWQHHEEHEHHHYEPHHQQKWTGPVHVPVIEHGVPTETPEVRHAKAAIAHKLAEAKQHPEYESHEEEDKWAHHGNHHQQQHHVAQWAAPAHHEHASHHGEHRWTGPVHVPVIKHGVPTETPEVQHAKALLHAKHAEAKAHPEYKEKDCDDEEAHHAAGFAEAVHGDHQTRHWSHGAHKFHF; encoded by the exons ATGAAGTGCACG atcGCTATTCTGTTGCTGGGAGTGGCTGTGGCTCAGGCTCACTACGTCCCAACCAAGCATCATGGCCACCATCACGCCACAAATGAGCTGGATCAGGGTGAAGACTACTTGTGGGATGATTCTCACGCCGAGGCGCCACGCAAGTGGACTGGACCTATCCACGTGCCTGTGATCAAGAATGGAGTCCCAACTGAGACACCCGAAGTGCGCCACGCTAAGGCTCATCTTGAGCACAAGCTGGCCGAAGCCAAGAGCCATGCTGACTACCATTCCGAGGAGGATTGCGAcgaagaagagaagaagtcTCATCACGCTGTCGCTCATCATGCTCATCACGTTGCTGAACATCATGCTCATCACCAGCAAAAGTGGACCGGACCCGTTCATGTGCCCGTAATTGAGCACGGAGTCCCAACTGAGACACCTGAAGTTCGCCACGCCAAGGCTGCCATCGCCCACAAGCTGGCCGAAGCTAAGAAGCACTCTGGACATCACGAGAACAAGTGGCAGCATCACGAAGAACACGAACATCATCACTACGAACCTCATCACCAGCAAAAGTGGACCGGACCCGTTCATGTGCCCGTGATTGAGCACGGTGTCCCAACTGAGACCCCTGAAGTTCGCCACGCCAAGGCTGCCATCGCCCACAAGCTGGCCGAAGCTAAGAAGCACTCTGGACATCACGATGAGTATGAACATCATCACTACGAACCTCATCACCAGCAAAAGTGGACCGGACCCGTTCATGTGCCCGTGATTGAGCACGGAGTCCCAACTGAGACCCCTGAAGTTCGTCAGGCCAAGGCTGCCATCGCTCACAAGCTGGCTGAAGCTAAGAAGCATTCTGGACATCACGAGAACAAGTGGCAGCATCACGAAGAACACGAACATCATCACTACGAACCTCATCACCAGCAAAAGTGGACTGGACCCGTTCATGTGCCCGTGATTGAGCACGGAGTCCCAACTGAGACCCCTGAAGTTCGCCACGCCAAGGCTGCCATCGCCCACAAGCTGGCCGAAGCCAAGCAACATCCTGAATACGAATCTCACGAAGAAGAGGACAAGTGGGCCCATCACGGCAATCACCATCAGCAGCAACATCATGTGGCTCAGTGGGCTGCCCCAGCTCATCACGAGCACGCTTCCCATCACGGTGAGCACCGCTGGACTGGTCCAGTTCATGTGCCAGTGATCAAGCACGGTGTACCCACTGAGACGCCTGAGGTGCAGCACGCCAAGGCTCTTCTGCACGCCAAGCACGCCGAGGCCAAGGCCCATCCCGAATACAAGGAGAAGGATTGTGACGACGAAGAGGCTCATCACGCTGCCGGATTTGCTGAGGCCGTTCATGGAGATCATCAGACGCGTCACTGGTCTCACGGAGCTCACAAATTCCACTTCTAA